Below is a genomic region from Triticum dicoccoides isolate Atlit2015 ecotype Zavitan chromosome 5A, WEW_v2.0, whole genome shotgun sequence.
ccatgcaccgcagggttcctagtcgtatgcagtccGTGGAGTATGAATTCTCCTGCTCTGGTAGGTGGGCACTTTTTTGGCATATTTCCATGTGTATTGATCTTCAAAGCACACATtaaattatacacatgctcacttgcattCAATATACAATTTTTTTGTGCATACATGACAAGTTAATGTTTTGACCTTCAAGTCATCTAATAaattttacacatgctcacttacaTGTAATACACATGGATATTAATTGGATTTCAACAAAAATGAGGCCGTGGTGTATGAATTCTACTACcacatgcatgccatggtcatgGTACGGTGTGCAAAAAGTTTGGGATCTTTTGGTGGGACCGTCAAGGAAAACCACTTCCAAACTtgccctccggcagacccgaatggtccggcttgtacatggtgcatgtaGGGGCATGCATGAGATGAACCCAACTTTTGGGAGCATGTGATCATGGCCAATGTGCCCCCCAGGTAAGGTGTGCACGAGTTCGGACACAAAACACACGTTGCGTCACGCCGCGACAGTGTTCTAGGGTTTTATCACCGCAAAACGCCTACAAGATGCATAGAGTGTCGGAAATGAACGGTAGTTGCCAGGCATGCTTGCTATGGTCATCGTAGGGTGTGCATAAAAGTTTGGTATCAATTGGTGAGACCGAGAAGAAGAACCTGCTTCTAGTACATGGTGCAAGTGGAGGCATACATGCGATTGTCCCAACTATATTTGatttaataatatttcaagtatgaaacagaaaataaaatttataaCTAGGAAAGACAACCATGAAAAGTGAAATATGAGAGAACATTATATCATACATTATTTAAATTTATAACTATTAGAACAAAGAAAAGAGGAGAatatagaaaacagaagaaaaaatttgaatgaataagtgcaataaaagacaacatattatcttacattttggaaatatttcaaatataaagaagagaacaaatattagaatgaagaagtgaaataaaactgaacattttatcttacaaacaaaaatatttaaaaaataataaagataAGAAATATTGGAATGAAGAATTGAATTAAAACACAACATTTTAGTTCATATTTCATAAATATTATTAATATACAGAAGAGTacgaacaaatgaaataaaacacaatagaatttggcatatttttttaaattttagtaaacacTGTTAGAAATAATATAGAAAAAAAGAGACTTGATTTTAAATATTAGAAATATAAATACGAAAAGAAACAAGGAAAATATAAAACGTATCAGCGAGCGGAGTAAGGCTGCCCTGGGCCAGCTCGCCCGAATTGGGCCCAAGGCGGAGCCGCGCAGGGCACATCGCAGCGCATAGCCattgggtggtgggagtttagtcccacctcgccaagcgatagAGCGCCGCACCGGTTTATATACCCTGCTGCGACTCCCCTCCCAAGCTCCTATCTATTGTAGGCAGTACATTGCCTAACTCTTGTCCCCTTTGCCCCGTGGGGCCAACTAGCAGCAGAGATATTCTGCAACACGGGCATGCATCCTGGCCCATGCACCGCAGGGTTcctagtcatatgcaggccgtgGAGTATGAATTCTCCTGCTCTAGTAGGTGGGCACTTTTTTGGCATATTGCCATTGTGTATTGATTTGATATTGAAATCACAcactaaattatacacatgctcacttgcgTTCAATACAcattttttgcatatatgacaagttaatgttttgaccttcaagtcatctaataaatttttttgaatttgtttgaattttttattaatttataatgccttctagactgactggtcaaaacatcggtctatacctcaggggggcattgtaaaatattctttttcaaaattttctttcatagccatgattggcacatgtgggtcaacatgttcaagaaagtttgtgtgatttggaggtggtgggaaaaatcacattttttcaaaaactggcttaagttagaccaaatggcccctccggaatgcggtcattttttcgaccacctccaaatgacctcaactttggcacacatgatctactCCACAAACAAAGGTGGGTNNNNNNNNNNNNNNNNNNNNNNNNNNNNNNNNNNNNNNNNNNNNNNNNNNNNNNNNNNNNNNNNNNNNNNNNNNNNNNNNNNNNNNNNNNNNNNNNNNNNNNNNNNNNNNNNNNNNNNNNNNNNNNNNNNNNNNNNNNNNNNNNNNNNNNNNNNNNNNNNNNNNNNNNNNNNNNNNNNNNNNNNNNNNNNNNNNNNNNNNNNNNNNNNNNNNNNNNNNNNNNNNNNNNNNNNNNNNNNNNNNNNNNNNNNNNNNNNNNNNNNNNNNNNNNNNNNNNNNNNNNNNNNNNNNNNNNNNNNNNNNNNNNNNNNNNNNNNNNNNNNNNNNNNNNNNNNNNNNNNNNNNNNNNNNNNNNNNNNNNNNNNNNNNNNNNNNNNNNNNNNNNNNNNNNNNNNNNNNNNNNNNNNNNNNNNNNNNNNNNNNNNNNNNNNNNNNNNNNNNNNNNNNNNNNNNNNNNNNNNNNNNNNNNNNNNNNNNNNNNNNNNNNNNNNNNNNNNNNNNNNNNNNNNNNNNNNNNNNNNNNNNNNNNNNNNNNNNNNNNNNNNNNNNNNNNNNNNNNNNNNNNNNNNNNNNNNNNNNNNNNNNNNNNNNNNNNNNNNNNNNNNNNNNNNNNNNNNNNNNNNNNNNNNNNNNNNNNNNNNNNNNNNNNNNNNNNNNNNNNNNNNNNNNNNNNNNNNNNNNNNNNNNNNNNNNNNNNNNNNNNNNNNNNNNNNNNNNNNNNNNNNNNNNNNNNNNNNNNNNNNNNNNNNNNNNNNNNNNNNNNNNNNNNNNNNNNNNNNNNNNNNNNNNNNNNNNNNNNNNNNNNNNNNNNNNNNNNNNNNNNNNNNNNNNNNNNNNNNNNNNNNNNNNNNNNNNNNNNNNNNNNNNNNNNNNNNNNNNNNNNNNNNNNNNNNNNNNNNNNNNNNNNNNNNNNNNNNNNNNNNNNNNNNNNNNNNNNNNNNNNNNNNNNNNNNNNNNNNNNNNNNNNNNNNNNNNNNNNNNNNNNNNNNNNNNNNNNNNNNNNNNNNNNNNNNNNNNNNNNNNNNNNNNNNNNNNNNNNNNNNNNNNNNNNNNNNNNNNNNNNNNNNNNNNNNNNNNNNNNNNNNNNNNNNNNNNNNNNNNNNNNNNNNNNNNNNNNNNNNNNNNNNNNNNNNNNNNNNNNNNNNNNNNNNNNNNNNNNNNNNNNNNNNNNNNNcatgatctattgcacaaacaaagatggatttccaaggttttatatttttttttaatttttttatcaatttataaagccctctagactgactggtcaaaacatcgatCTATAtctcaggggggcattgtaaaatattctttttcaaaattttctttcatagccgtgattggcacatgtggttcaccatgttcaagaaagtttgtgtgatttcgAGGTGGTGGGAAAATCacttttttttcaaaaactggcttaagtagaccaaatggcccctccggaatgcggtcattttttcgaccacctccaaatgacctcaactttggcacacatgatctattgcacaaacaaaggtgggtttccacagttttatatttttttgaatttttaattaatttataatgccctctagactgactggtcaaaacatcggtgtatacctcaggggggcattgcAAAATATTCTTtctatatttttgattttttttgaatttataatgccctcttatATTTGATTAATTTTTTAATGCCctctaatttttttgaattatttatttatAAAGCTAGGTTTCCAAGATGGCTAGGATGGACCATGCTTttccttttgtttatttttttccttttccttcacTTTACATAAAAATTACCTGAGCactccaaaaataacataaaaaataCATGACCCCTCAAATAATGACATACCAAAAATTCAAAAGATATTTTTATCAAACACATCTTTTTGAATATTTATATTTTCTTTTCTTATAAATAAGTGACATTTTCAAAATTCTAATAAGTAGGGTAATATAACTTTATTACAAAATAAAGTAGATCttatttcaaatttctttttttgcaCACATTATTTTTAACTAGTATTACATTACTCTTCTAAATTTACATTTAATTCCTTCACACTTTGATGATGGAATATTTGCTCTCTAATTGCAACATAGGTTCAAATGATGGAACATTTGATCTTTTTTCTTATTCAAATTATGCGTTGATGGAATGTGTGAGGATGAACAATTATTAGTAACTTTACTAAACCACATGTACTATAATTCATGACAGCCATTTTGGAACATTGCCACATTCAATATTTGGTATAATTGGCACATGGGCACAGCATGTTGCACTTGCCCACAGCATAGACAAGTGTTGCAGCATGTCTCAAGCAACACTGAAGCGCCATTTGTGATCATTGCACCATCGAAACAACAACTAAACATGAAGGAAGCATTCACCACCAATAAAGTTAAGACCACACATATATAGATAGCATTCTAGGTTACCACCATAGGTAGCAGGCAGTTCACAACAGATCCAGTTCAAACACACAATACATTACATTACATTACATTAATATAGCAAGTTTTCAAGCAGTTCAGACCCAGATGCAGCTTTCCAAAAGTAAAACATCATCAAATATATTGATGATGAGTACGGCTTCCAGCTTCCGATGATCAGCATGATGTACGACTAGAGGTCAGGGTTTCTCAGGACCTTCAGGAGGGCAGAATGCTGACCAATGATCTTGTAGTCATGACTGGAGATCGATGTAGCCCGGCAATGTTCCATCAGATGCTCCAATAACCCAAACCTGGGCTTGGGCTTGCTGCCGTAGGGGCATCGGTACTTTTTATTCCTCCAGTTGTAGTACTTAGCAGGTCCTTGGACCTTGATCTTCAACACCTCCTTCTCTTTAAAGGACTCGACGTTCCCCTCGACCACATCATCTCCAGATTCATACTACACACATTAATGACTGACATTAATACATTATGCATTCAAAAACTATAAACACATAATACTAACTCAATGCAGAAATAACATTTCAACTAGGCCTTACCTCGTACGGCTCATCTTCATCAGACTCATATGGGTAGAACCCAGTCTTGTCCCACTTCCTCTTGTTGCCTAGaagatcctcctcctcctgctaTATTGTCAAACAAGCACATCAATTACAATGAATTGAATTGCAGTTCATAGAATGTCATTACAAACAAAATTGTGAATGTGAACCACATTGGTATGTTGCAAGTGACCAAatgctttccttataaatacagaaTCTAAGCAATCAATCAACAGATAAATGATGTCCTTCATAAATGCTAATGAAAATGCAAGCTGGATTCTTGACATTCCCTGGATTAACCCAACACTTTTCTTTTGAgggaattcccccccccccccacacactacTTAATGGAAACATAtagtatattttgttgctaggATGCCGCCTTGGAATGTTTGCTTCACACTTTACATATAGTATATACTAATTACAGAAACGAACTATAAATTTTAATATGCACAAATTACTATTTTTGGGATAATGCAGCGAAGCTCCTACACATATTAACATAATGCAGTAGTTAATTAGGTACAACTTCAACTATAAATGCATACATCTCCAACAAACATCTAAAATTTCATTACTTACCTAAACAACAACAAATTATACTATAGATGAATCTTGTATCATCTAAATCAATTCATTGGCACATCTTAATTAATGCATTCCAAATCAAACATGTTTCCATCCAGTATCAATGAACCACAGATCAAATCAAATAATCATAAATGTCAGCAGCATTGAACTACAGATCTAATAATCATATGACATCTATCTGACCTTAAATTCCCCCTTAAATAAGGTATTTATCCTCATACTAATTAAATTCTAACAAGCAAAAATTCAACTACTAATCTAATAAGCATCTGAAAAAACCCCAAGATGCTTTTATCTCGGAAGCAACGGCATTGCAGAGGATGTTCAATGCTGTCAATATCTCTGAAGCAACAACAAAATTCCACTACTAACCCAAAGTAAATAAGCATAGACTGCCCCTTCCCCTCGACCACGCTTCCCCTCTTCTTCAGAAGCCCCAATCCAGCACAAAAAAATCCAGCCCTTGAGAAGCTCTTTTTGATTAACATGACAACACCCAGTACATGAGAACACCCTTCACTATATTTACAACCAAACTAATGCACCATCTAATCACCTCACGTAGACAATTTCCAAAAACACAAGGCCATGCACAACTCATCTCATAGCCTCTGCCTGACAGGCATCAATCAAGCATCAAATAACTGCAACTATGACAACATGCATCAATCAAGCATCTAAGAATTGCAACTATGACAGCCATAATCCCTAGAACAAAGCATCCATTTAATTAATCATCAAGCCAAAGAACTAAAGCAGGCACCAACCCAAACCAATACCGAAGTATATATTTGACTCCAAACACCTAAAGAATTGCAAAAGTTCCACTACTAATCTAATAACCATCTGAAAAAACCCCATCCCTCAATCTGGGTACTTCTAACTTAATCTAATAATCATATGTGGTCCACCATTCTTGCACGAATCAAATACAGAAAAACCCTAATGCAGAGAAAACCCTACCTCCAACAAATCTAACCAAACAAAGTTCTGGCCACAAACCCTACAATCTAAAAACTACCAACTAAAAGTTAGCCGCAGATACCTTCtgctccgcttcctcctcgccagagccggcctccaccttctccaccttctccacctcgtgcgcctcgccagagcccgcccccaccttctgcgcctcgccagagcccgcctccaccttctgcgcctcgccggagttcgccagagCGGGCGCATCTGGCTGGACCGCGTCGTTGCGGCCCGTCCCCGCCTTCTCCAGATCTCCAGCGGAGGGAGCACCGCGCTGGACGCCGGCACGCCCCCTCACAAA
It encodes:
- the LOC119296886 gene encoding uncharacterized protein LOC119296886, whose translation is MDSWQRRVGSMEDAVQQASEWALLMASYAANSAIVHAVYRYLVPCSQQEEEDLLGNKRKWDKTGFYPYESDEDEPYEYESGDDVVEGNVESFKEKEVLKIKVQGPAKYYNWRNKKYRCPYGSKPKPRFGLLEHLMEHCRATSISSHDYKIIGQHSALLKVLRNPDL